One window of the Lodderomyces elongisporus chromosome 6, complete sequence genome contains the following:
- the NAM7 gene encoding ATP-dependent RNA helicase, translating into MSTVFGEDRQYDFEGFHDNSVHDQHHHSHHNAIVDQTNENTSGLVDGQEGEEGQEVCEHACAYCGVDTPNAVIKCNTCNKWFCNDKTNSSSSHIVTHLVMSRHNQVSLHEESDLGETTLECYNCGNKNVFMLGFVSAKQESVVVILCRLPCARSKDINWDTSHWQSLIEDRQFLSWLAPPPGEEGLINARQVTPQQISKLEAQWRLNRDATINDVNNNDVQEEEVLPILMRYNDGFQYQRSFGPLVKLEADYDKNLKESQALEHIQVKWALGLNNRHLASFTLMTYETTNLKVAVGDEIILRYNGSQQEPWEGSGFILRLPNSYQEEFTLELNPSKIPPPTNLTNGFTAEFVWKGTSYDRMQQAMKDFATDEESVSSYIYHKLLGHDVAPIEFDITLPKKFSHPKLTELNISQTNAVRSVLQRPLSLIQGPPGTGKTVTSATIIYHLSRSNKEKILVCAPSNVAVDHLAAKLDTLGLKVVRLTAKSREDVESSVGHLALHNIVSKTAKGELKKLLKLKNEVGELSMEDSKSFIRNLRTSELKILSKADVVCCTCVGAADKRLAQFKFRTVLIDESTQASEPEVLIPIVKGAKQVILVGDHQQLGPVILDRKAADAGLKQSLFERLVFLGHVPIRLEVQYRMHPCLSEFPSNMFYEGSLQNGVTSKDRLVEEAMFPWPVLDTPMMFWANYGREELSGSGNSYLNRVEAMNVERIITRLFKDGIKPEQIGVITPYEGQRAYLVQFMSINSTILDKRDQYLEVEITSVDAFQGREKDFIILSCVRANDSQSIGFLSDPRRLNVALTRAKYGLLILGNPRALCRNKLWNHLLIHFREKGCLVDGPLDNLQLSMVQLNNYAPRNVKPGQKKVPFAAPQTSAFSSATLDSASMVAYEDGAAPLSAYGGSRNLEAQRQQNLRDELWPALNNESNYYNDSNSISANFYSKLNKLDKKFEGARYNGENIEDDIRSITSSFAAGLNF; encoded by the coding sequence ATGAGTACAGTGTTTGGAGAAGATCGTCAGTATGACTTTGAAGGATTTCATGACAACAGCGTCCATGACCAACATCATCATAGTCATCACAATGCTATAGTCGATCAAACTAATGAAAATACCAGCGGTTTAGTCGATGGACAAGAAGGTGAAGAAGGACAAGAAGTTTGCGAACATGCATGTGCATACTGTGGTGTAGATACACCCAATGCAGTTATCAAGTGTAACACATGTAACAAGTGGTTCTGTAATGATAAAACAAACTCGTCGAGCTCGCATATAGTGACTCATTTGGTAATGTCTCGTCATAATCAAGTTAGTTTGCATGAAGAATCTGACCTTGGTGAAACTACATTGGAATGTTACAATtgtggaaacaaaaatgtaTTCATGTTGGGGTTTGTCTCTGCGAAACAGGAATCCGTGGTTGTAATCTTGTGTCGTTTGCCATGTGCAAGATCTAAGGATATAAATTGGGACACTAGCCACTGGCAATCGCTCATTGAGGATCGTCAATTTCTATCCTGGTTGGCTCCTCCACCAGGTGAAGAAGGTTTGATTAATGCAAGACAAGTTACTCCGCAACAAATTTCCAAATTAGAGGCACAATGGAGACTAAACAGGGATGCCACAATAAACGATGTTAACAACAATGATGTTCAAGAGGAGGAGGTATTGCCAATCTTGATGAGATACAATGATGGATTCCAATATCAAAGATCTTTTGGTCCTTTGGTCAAGTTGGAGGCTGATTATGATAAGAACTTGAAGGAATCGCAAGCTTTAGAACATATTCAAGTCAAATGGGCATTGGGATTGAACAATAGACATTTGGCCAGCTTTACCCTCATGACTTATGAAACTACCAATTTAAAAGTTGCTGTTGGTGATGAGATTATCTTGAGATACAATGGAAGCCAACAGGAACCATGGGAAGGTTCTGGTTTCATTTTGAGATTGCCCAACTCGTATCAAGAGGAATTCACTTTGGAGCTTAATCCATCCAAAATTCCACCACCTACAAACTTGACCAATGGCTTTACTGCAGAGTTTGTTTGGAAAGGAACTTCGTATGACCGTATGCAACAGGCAATGAAGGATTTTGCAACCGATGAAGAGTCTGTCTCGTCCTACATCTATCACAAGCTATTGGGTCATGATGTTGCACCTATCGAATTCGATATTACGTTGCCAAAGAAATTTTCACACCCCAAATTGACGGAGTTGAATATTTCGCAAACAAATGCCGTAAGATCAGTTTTGCAAAGACCATTGTCTTTGATTCAGGGTCCTCCAGGTACGGGTAAAACGGTTACTTCGGCAACAATTATTTATCACTTGTCACGCTCGaacaaggaaaaaataCTAGTTTGTGCTCCATCTAATGTTGCAGTTGATCATTTGGCCGCTAAGTTGGATACCTTGGGGTTGAAGGTCGTGCGTCTTACTGCAAAGTCACGTGAAGATGTGGAAAGTTCGGTAGGTCATCTTGCATTGCACAACATTGTTAGCAAGACTGCAAAGGGTGAATTGAAGaagttgttgaagttgaagaacGAAGTTGGTGAATTATCAATGGAGGATTCCAAGAGTTTTATTAGAAATTTACGAACATCTGAGTTGAAGATCTTGAGCAAAGCCgatgttgtttgttgtacTTGTGTTGGTGCTGCCGATAAGAGATTGGCACAATTCAAGTTTAGAACTGTGTTGATTGATGAAAGTACACAAGCATCAGAGCCCGAAGTATTGATTCCTATTGTGAAAGGAGCTAAGCAAGTGATACTTGTTGGAGACCATCAACAGTTGGGTCCTGTTATTTTGGACAGAAAGGCTGCTGATGCTGGTTTGAAGCAGTCCTTGTTTGAAAGGTTGGTTTTCCTTGGCCATGTTCCTATTAGGTTGGAGGTTCAGTATAGGATGCATCCATGTTTGTCTGAATTCCCAAGTAATATGTTTTATGAAGGCTCGCTTCAAAATGGTGTTACCAGTAAGGATAGATTGGTTGAAGAGGCAATGTTTCCATGGCCAGTTCTTGATACACCAATGATGTTTTGGGCCAATTATGGTAGAGAAGAGTTGAGTGGAAGTGGAAACTCTTATTTGAATAGAGTTGAGGCAATGAATGTGGAGAGGATCATCACAAGATTATTCAAGGATGGAATCAAGCCCGAACAAATTGGTGTTATAACTCCGTATGAAGGCCAGCGTGCATATTTGGTACAGTTTATGTCTATAAACTCTACTATATTGGATAAACGTGATCAGTATTTGGAAGTGGAAATCACCAGTGTTGATGCTTTCCAAGGCCGTGAGAAGgatttcatcattttgAGTTGTGTTCGTGCCAACGATTCGCAAAGTATCGGGTTTTTGAGTGATCCAAGAAGATTAAATGTTGCCTTAACAAGAGCCAAGTATGGTTTGCTTATTCTCGGAAATCCCAGAGCATTGTGTCGTAACAAGTTATGGAATCATTTGTTGATTCATTTCCGTGAAAAGGGATGTTTGGTTGATGGGCCTTTGGATAATTTGCAGTTGTCAATGGTTCAATTGAATAATTATGCGCCAAGAAATGTCAAACCAGGTCAGAAGAAGGTGCCTTTTGCCGCACCCCAAACGAGTGCATTCTCATCAGCTACTTTGGATAGTGCAAGCATGGTGGCATATGAAGATGGAGCTGCTCCTTTGAGTGCGTATGGAGGCTCGAGGAACTTAGAAGCTCAACGTCAACAGAATCTTCGGGACGAATTGTGGCCAGCATTGAATAATGAGCTGAATTACTATAATGATTCAAATTCCATTAGTGCCAATTTCTACAGCAAATTGAACAAGCTAGACAAAAAGTTTGAGGGAGCCAGGTATAATGGCGAGAATATTGAGGATGATATTAGAAGTATTACAAGTTCATTTGCAGCCGGATtgaatttttaa
- the ERG11 gene encoding Lanosterol 14-alpha-demethylase — MSLTTFQQVFILIVVPFVYNIAWQLLYSLRKDRVPLVFYWIPWFGSAVGYGQQPYEFFEQCRQKYGDVFAFVLLGKVMTVYLGPKGHEFILNAKLSEVSAEEAYKHLTTPVFGKGVVYDCPNQRLMEQKKFAKFALTTDSFRKYVPLIREEVLNYFTSNSNFNMKNQKSGVADVMKTQPEITIFTASRSLMGKEMRSRFDESFAELYSDLDKGFTPVNFVFPNLPLPHYWKRDAAQQKISSTYMKEITKRRQAGAIDGDEDLISSLMVHSTYKDGVKMTDQEIANLLIGILMGGQHTSASTSAWFLLHLGDKPELQEQLYEEIQQALQSKGGNLSDLSYEDLQKMTLVNNTIKETLRMHMPLHSIFRKVMSPMVVPGTTYVVPKGHHVLVSPGYAHTNERYYKNANQFDPHRWDNANMSNKDSDEVDYGFGKVSKGVASSYLPFGGGRHRCIGEQFAYVQLGTLLTTFIYNIKWKLKGGHVPHVDYASMVTLPESPAEIVWEKRDTCVV; from the coding sequence ATGTCATTGACGActtttcaacaagtttTCATCCTTATTGTTGTTCCATTTGTCTACAATATCGCATGGCAATTGTTATATTCATTAAGAAAAGATCGTGTGCCACTTGTGTTTTATTGGATTCCATGGTTTGGTTCTGCTGTTGGGTATGGCCAACAACCATATGAATTTTTTGAGCAGTGTCGTCAAAAGTATGGAGATGTGTTTGCCTTTGTGTTGTTGGGTAAGGTTATGACTGTTTACTTGGGTCCTAAGGGACACGAATTTATTCTTAATGCCAAGCTTTCCGAGGTATCAGCCGAAGAAGCTTACAAACATTTGACTACTCCAGTATTTGGTAAAGGTGTTGTGTATGATTGTCCAAATCAAAGATTGATGGAGCAAAAGAAGTTTGCCAAATTTGCTTTGACAACCGACTCGTTTAGAAAGTATGTTCCTTTGATTAGAGAAGAGGTCTTGAACTACTTTACAAGCAATTCAAATTTCAATatgaaaaaccaaaaatctggtgttgctgatgtcaTGAAGACCCAACCGGAAATCACCATTTTTACTGCGTCAAGGTCCTTGATGGGCAAAGAGATGAGATCAAGATTCGATGAGTCATTTGCGGAATTGTATTCGGACTTGGACAAAGGATTTACCCCAGTTAATTTCGTGTTCCCCAACTTGCCATTGCCCCACTATTGGAAAAGAGATGCTGCTCAGCAAAAGATTTCTTCGACCTACATGAAGGAAATCACGAAAAGAAGACAAGCCGGTGCTATTGATGGCGATGAGGACTTGATCAGCTCCTTGATGGTGCACTCAACTTATAAGGACGGAGTGAAAATGACTGACCAAGAAATTGCAAACTTGTTGATTGGTATCTTGATGGGTGGACAACACACCAGTGCCTCTACTTCAGCATGGTTCTTGTTACATTTGGGAGATAAACCAGAATTGCAGGAGCAGTTGTACGAAGAGATCCAACAAGCTTTGCAATCCAAGGGGGGAAACTTGAGCGATTTGTCTTATGAAGatttacaaaaaatgacattGGTCAACAACACGATTAAAGAAACATTGAGAATGCACATGCCATTACATTCAATCTTTAGAAAAGTTATGTCACCAATGGTTGTTCCTGGCACCACTTATGTTGTGCCCAAGGGCCACCATGTTTTAGTCTCTCCTGGTTATGCCCACACCAATGAAAGATACTACAAAAATGCCAACCAATTTGATCCACACAGATGGGACAACGCCAACATGTCAAACAAGGATTCTGACGAAGTTGACTATGGTTTCGGTAAAGTTTCCAAAGGTGTTGCATCTTCATACTTGCCATTTGGTGGTGGAAGACACAGATGTATTGGTGAGCAATTTGCTTACGTGCAATTGGGAACTCTTTTGACTACATTTATTTACAATATCAAATGGAAGTTGAAAGGTGGCCACGTGCCACATGTTGATTACGCTTCAATGGTTACACTTCCTGAGCTGCCTGCTGAAATCGTTTGGGAAAAGAGAGACACTTGCGTTGTTTGA
- the TFB3 gene encoding TFIIH/NER complex subunit (BUSCO:EOG092649XV), with amino-acid sequence MLQVNEDQLKDMCPICKTDKYLSPNMKFLVNPECYHKICESCVDRIFSLGPAPCPYPKCGKILRKNKFKQQIFEDLVIEKEIDIRRRVGAIYNKTEEDFSDLKEFNSYLENIEEIVFKLSNGVDVEKTEEELSKYEEEHRLEILEKNMRESQKNADLAKYQDAMEQLKQEKLRIQKKMEQEDLEFKRLQQQELLEKMTNSSMSSDELIKLQQERLNKRDIQRKKQLQNINSQLEQRFNVTNPLSKPVADNSKATPFTPFNGDRDLKRKYSLLSIPTSVDEYMHIENNSKDSYYDPYVFDLAKRKEYLGAGWRLTNVFERALDEAFCGLGCNIEAEKKKEGRAKEKEKRKEKESNLLMV; translated from the exons ATGTTGCAAGTAAACGAAG ATCAACTCAAGGATATGTGTCCGATATGTAAGACGGACAAGTATCTTTCACCAAACATGAAGTTTCTTGTTAATCCGGAATGTTACCACAAAATATGCGAATCTTGTGTGGACCGAATATTCTCTTTGGGACCAGCTCCATGTCCGTACCCGAAATGCGGCAAGATTCTTCGAAAGAACAAATTCAAGCAACAGATCTTTGAAGATTTGGTGATTGAAAAGGAGATTGATATACGGCGAAGAGTTGGGGCAATATATAACAAGACTGAAGAGGATTTCTCTGATTTGAAGGAGTTTAATAGTTATTTGGAAAacattgaagaaattgtgTTTAAACTAAGCAACGGGGTCGATGTTGAAAAGACAGAAGAGGAATTAAGCAAGTACGAAGAGGAACATAGGTTGGAAATTttagaaaagaatatgCGAGAGTCGCAAAAGAATGCTGACTTGGCCAAGTACCAGGATGCAATGGAGCAATTGAAGCAAGAGAAATTGAGGATTCAGAAAAAGATGGAACAAGAAGATTTAGAGTTCAAGAGGTTGCAGCAACAGGAGTTGTTGGAAAAGATGACGAATAGTTCAATGAGCAGTGACGAGTTGATTAAACTCCAGCAAGAACGACTAAACAAACGTGACATACAACGTAAGAAACAATTGCAGAATATAAATAGCCAGCTTGAACAACGGTTTAACGTTACCAATCCACTCAGCAAGCCAGTTGCTGATAACCTGAAAGCTACACCATTTACGCCATTTAATGGAGATAGGGACTTGAAGAGGAAATACAGCTTATTGAGTATTCCTACATCAGTTGACGAGTATATGCACATCGAGAACAATTCGAAAGACAGCTATTATGATCCATACGTGTTTGATTTGGCCAAGAGGAAAGAGTATTTGGGAGCAGGCTGGAGATTAACCAACGTGTTTGAACGAGCTCTTGACGAAGCATTCTGTGGCTTGGGATGCAACATTGAAgcagagaaaaagaaggaaggaagagctaaggaaaaagaaaaaagaaaagaaaaggaaagcaaCTTGTTAATGGTATAA
- the RMT2 gene encoding Arginine N-methyltransferase 2 (BUSCO:EOG09262N47) produces the protein MSDLHDLCKFPQRPISEEYIANLNHYLRNGIPATYTVEEAYNYINGIEDVEPSTTTTPLHLICTHVPLDLSEDEQNIVNQFVDILFEYGAGWSFTDVNNETPGCILIRRGLKQSPLYQKIVDAGVRAELVLRKVTEFDMEVIEDTDGVKHEEFGELEYNNSNNNGSSNNIDSSTSDCVCEKNDVKNEEPIIKVEQQKGGDILADSIKEEFETNGNEDEKAVDDVYGKPSIEVDDDINAPSQNQVSYLDTKLEYTEDALVTKDRRDGVMMAWESDIMQLGADALFSGVDNEKREEDSGKVQDSEVTVLNIGFGMGIIDRMIQSKNPTKHYICEAHPDVLNKMKKDGWFDKANVVVLSGRWQDELDKLLSSGNTFFDGIYYDTFSEHYSDMLELFDYVVGLLKPNGVFSFFNGLGADREVIYEVYKKLVSIDLENYGLQCEFQEFPVPKDLFMNNEDKSIWDDVKRSYWSCPTYYHPVAKFMDF, from the coding sequence ATGTCTGATCTTCACGATCTCTGCAAATTCCCACAGCGGCCCATTAGCGAAGAATATATTGCTAATCTAAACCATTACTTGAGGAATGGTATTCCTGCTACATACACTGTAGAAGAAGCATACAACTACATCAATGGTATTGAGGATGTGGAACCACTGACCACGACTACGCCCTTGCATTTGATTTGCACACATGTTCCTTTAGATTTATCAGAAGATGAACAAAATATTGTTAATcagtttgtggatattttgtttgaatATGGAGCAGGATGGAGTTTTACAGACGTCAACAATGAGACTCCAGGATGTATATTAATACGCCGTGGGTTGAAACAACTGCCGCTCTaccaaaaaattgttgatgctggtgTGCGAGCAGAACTCGTGTTGCGAAAAGTTACCGAATTTGATATGGAGGTAATCGAAGATACCGATGGTGTTAAACATGAAGAATTTGGGGAGTTAGaatacaacaacagtaacaataaTGGGAGCAGTAACAACATTGATAGTAGCACTAGTGACTGTGTttgtgaaaaaaatgatgtAAAGAATGAAGAGCCTATTATTAAAGTTGAACAACAAAAGGGAGGAGATATTCTAGCAGATTCCATTAAAGAAGAGTTTGAAACTAATggaaatgaagatgaaaaagctgttgatgatgtttaTGGCAAACCATCTATTGAAGTTGACGACGACATAAATGCGCCATCTCAGAATCAAGTGTCGTATCTTGATACAAAACTAGAATATACTGAAGATGCCTTGGTCACAAAGGATCGTCGTGATGGAGTGATGATGGCATGGGAATCCGATATAATGCAACTCGGTGCAGATGCTCTTTTCTCGGGAGTTGACAATGAAAAGAGGGAGGAGGACAGCGGGAAAGTACAAGATTCAGAGGTAACTGTGCTAAACATTGGGTTTGGAATGGGTATTATTGACAGAATGATTCAGTCAAAAAATCCTACAAAACATTACATTTGTGAGGCACACCCTGATGTATTaaacaagatgaagaaagatGGATGGTTTGATAAAGCCAATGTTGTTGTGTTGTCAGGTCGTTGGCAAGATGAGTTAGACAAGTTACTCTCGCTGGGAAACACTTTTTTTGATGGCATATATTACGATACTTTTTCGGAACATTATCTGGATATGCTTGAATTATTTGACTATGTTGTAGGATTGTTAAAGCCCAATGGTGTTTTCTCGTTCTTTAATGGGTTAGGTGCCGATAGAGAGGTTATTTATGAGgtttataaaaaattggTCAGTATAGACCTTGAGAATTATGGACTTCAGTGTGAGTTCCAAGAGTTCCCAGTACCAAAAGATTTGTTTATGAATAATGAGGATAAGAGTATATGGGATGATGTCAAGCGCAGTTACTGGTCCTGTCCTACATACTACCATCCAGTGGCCAAATTTATGGATTTCTAA